The genomic stretch GTCGTCGATCCACGGCTTGGGCTGATGCTCGCGCCACGCTCCGGCGGACGCGTAGTCGTTGCCCTCGATCCACAGCAGCGTGCGGTCGCCATGCGCGCGCAGCGCCTGCACCACACCCTGCGAATAGCTCTGCCACACGTCGTCGGCGATCTCGTAGGGCTCGTTCATCAGGTCGTAGGCGTACACGCGCCGGTCGTCGCGGAAGACGTCGGACAGCCGCAGCCAGAGGTCGTCGAACTCCTCCTGCGAGATGCCGTCGCCGAGCGTGCTGGTCGCCTTGACCACGTCGGGATGGCGGCCGCCGCTGTGGACGTCGATGATCGCCCGCATGCCCGCGCGGCCGATGGCCGCCACCTCGGCGGTCAGGAGGCGGAGGAACGGCTCGTCGAGTGGGCCGCCGAGGCTGCGCTGCACCGAGCCCCATTGGAATGGCAGCCGGATGATCCGATGCCCCCGCGCCGCGAGGTAGCGGTAGGAGGCGCCGGGTTCGCAACGCGAGGCGTAGTTGAGCGTGTAGCTGTTGATGCCTCGCAGGTATGCGTGGGCGCCGCCGCCCCCGGGGACCGTGAGGGGATGGGGCGCCGGGAGCCGCTCCTCCCCGCAGGCGCCGCAGAGAACGGTCGCGACGGCGCCGAACGCCGCGCCCACGAGCAGCTGGCGGCGGGTCATGGCCACCTGGGCGCCGTCGGCATTGTGGCCGTGCGAGCGCCGCTCGCAGCGGGGCCGGCGCCGGGGACCGTTGTCAGAGACGGTGCCTGCCATGCGTAGCTCCTCACCGTGGGGCCCCCCCTGTCCGACATGGAGCAGCTGCTGCGCCGGGCTCGCCCTGAGCCCAGCCTGGCGTTCACGCAGGACCTCGAGGCATCGCTCGTGGACTCCCGCCGCGCGCGGCGGCGGCCGTCGTGGCGGCCGAGCCCGCGGCGCGCGCAGCGCCTCGTCGTCGCGGTCGGTGGCGTCGCGGCCTTCGCCGCGGCGATGCTGGTCCTGAGCATCGCCGGCGTCCGCCCGCTCGGCACCGGTGGCACGAACGGAGCCGAGGCAGGGCAGCGGTGCGTCAGCGTCACGGAATGGCGCGTGCAGCGCGAGCCGGTCGTCACGGTCACCGCGGACGGGCGGCTGCGACTCGGCGGCCGGCCGCGGCTCGTCCCGCAGCAGCACCTCCGCTGTCGTTGACACCGGGCCCTCGGGGCTGGGACGGCTCATGCCGATTCCCTGGCGAGCTGCTGCTGGGGTTGCCCGGTGGCCGGGTCGACCGTCTCGCGCAGCCGGCGCAGGGCACGCGAGCAGATCTGATGCACGTTGGCGGGCGTCGTGTCCATGCACTGGGCGATCTCGGCGACCGACAGGTCGGCGCAGTAGCGCAGCGCGACGACCTCGCGCTCGCGCGGGCGCAGCTGCGAGAGCCACGCCTTGACGCCCTCGACGCTGACCGCCTGGGCGAGCGGATCCTGGGCGGACACGATGCTGTCGACGATCTCCGGGTGCTCGTCGAGCGAGGGCCCGTTGCGATGGCGCTGGCGGCGGAGATGGTCGATGAGCACGTTGCGGGCGATGGCGAAGATCCAGGTCTGCTCGCTCGAGCGCGCCGGGTCGAAGCGGTTCCACGAGCGGACGATGCGCTCGAACGTGGCCGCCGTGAGGTCCTCGGCGGTGTCGCGGCCGACCGAGTAGCTGAAGAAGCCGTAGACCGCGTGAAGGTGCTCGCGGTACACGGTCTCGATGACGTCGACCGGCATGGTGCCGCGGCGCAGGCGCCAGGGGCGCGGACGGTTGCGGGCGCCCGGCAGCCCGACCGGCTGCGGGACGCTCGAGCTAGCCACTCGCTGACCCGAGGCCGAT from Capillimicrobium parvum encodes the following:
- a CDS encoding glycoside hydrolase family 5 protein encodes the protein MAGTVSDNGPRRRPRCERRSHGHNADGAQVAMTRRQLLVGAAFGAVATVLCGACGEERLPAPHPLTVPGGGGAHAYLRGINSYTLNYASRCEPGASYRYLAARGHRIIRLPFQWGSVQRSLGGPLDEPFLRLLTAEVAAIGRAGMRAIIDVHSGGRHPDVVKATSTLGDGISQEEFDDLWLRLSDVFRDDRRVYAYDLMNEPYEIADDVWQSYSQGVVQALRAHGDRTLLWIEGNDYASAGAWREHQPKPWIDDPIDRHVYSAHAYPGMTSEEPQREPTAADQDEFLHDLRHFVDWLSEFDRRGSIGEVGWPSARRVGAAGAAEWNRLGDAWYEMADEARLDVTYFGASSAYDNWLWAYNAARNGLHLPGLHQAESQAKVIEAHPSSWCAPRCGAPAGAVKASWGATRSRGA
- a CDS encoding RNA polymerase sigma factor is translated as MASSSVPQPVGLPGARNRPRPWRLRRGTMPVDVIETVYREHLHAVYGFFSYSVGRDTAEDLTAATFERIVRSWNRFDPARSSEQTWIFAIARNVLIDHLRRQRHRNGPSLDEHPEIVDSIVSAQDPLAQAVSVEGVKAWLSQLRPREREVVALRYCADLSVAEIAQCMDTTPANVHQICSRALRRLRETVDPATGQPQQQLARESA